In the genome of Corythoichthys intestinalis isolate RoL2023-P3 chromosome 19, ASM3026506v1, whole genome shotgun sequence, one region contains:
- the LOC130907664 gene encoding 1-phosphatidylinositol 4,5-bisphosphate phosphodiesterase beta-4-like isoform X2 — MSSDGFCRYLMSDENAPVFLDRLELYQDMDQPLAHYFISSSHNSYLTGRQFGGKSSVEMYRQALLSGCRCVELDCWDGKGEDQEPIITHGKAMCTDILFKDVIQAIKETAFVTSEFPVILSFENHCSKPQQYKMAKYCEEIFGDFLQKQPLENFPIESGRPLPSPNDLKRKILIKNKRLKPEVEQKQLEAFKKHMEAGETNTTAIIMGEEDDAENGEKEPDDKDVTSEAPSSLSEATSDKEANSDSQPNANSDSQPNAASTKKVEESNNSIKKVPDNDAKEASEATEVADVTDISEASDPDNNKKGGDGSEDLEEALIAQYTYVGATTNIHPFLSAMVNYAQPVKFQSFDVAEEKNIHHNMSSFNESVGLGYLKTNAIEFVNYNKRQMSRIYPKGGRVDSSNYMPQIFWNAGCQMVSLNFQTPDLSMQLNQGKFEYNGSCGYLLKPDFMRRSDRMFDPFSETPVDGVIAATCSVQVFSGQFLSDKKIGTYVEVDMYGLPTDTIRKEFRTRMVMNNGLNPAYNEEPFVFRKVILPDLAVLRLAVYDDNNKLIGQRILPLDGLQAGYRHISLRNEGNKPLSLPTIFCQIILKTYVPDGFGAFVEALSDPKKFLTIAEKRADQMKALGIDTNDIADVPSGSSKNDKKGKGKGDTVKASVTPQSSADVAQTSNAAQNNTAETKKDNALVPNVSIDDLKQMKTYLKLIKKQQKDLSTIKKKHLKDQNTMQKAHSTQVDKMASAHDKEKSTLEKLLEKAIKKRGENNCQELKKETEVKIQKLVTDHKAKVKDLTAQHTKEWSELIGGHASEEQGLKDAHVTQQCEHLKKLLSSVQEQQTSQLKLIHERQSKEMRANQAKMSMENSKAISQDKSIKNKAERERRVRELNSTNTKRFMDERKRLAMKHQKEIEQLEKNQKEQVEKLDKFNEQLLASHHENKQKGKGNGADGHVGGGDGPQTCPVGVSV, encoded by the exons ATGTCCAGCGACGGTTTCTGCCGCTACCTAATGTCGGATGAAAACGCGCCAGTGTTCCTGGACCGCCTCGAGCTGTACCAGGACATGGACCAGCCGCTGGCTCACTACTTCATCAGTTCGTCCCACAACTCCTACCTGACGGGCCGACAGTTTGGCGGCAAGTCATCGGTGGAGATGTATCGCCAGGCATTGCTCTCTGGGTGCAG ATGCGTTGAGTTGGACTGCTGGGACGGCAAAGGGGAGGACCAGGAGCCCATCATCACTCACGGCAAAGCCATGTGCACAGACATCCTTTTCAAG GATGTGATCCAAGCTATCAAGGAAACGGCTTTCGTCACCTCGGAGTTTCCTGTTATTTTATCCTTTGAAAACCACTGCAG TAAACCACAGCAGTACAAAATGGCCAAGTACTGCGAAGAGATCTTTGGCGACTTTCTACAGAAGCAGCCCCTAGAGAACTTTCCG ATCGAATCTGGTCGACCTTTGCCCTCGCCAAATGACCTCAAACGAAAAATCCTCATCAAAAATAAGCGGTTGAAACCCGAAGTGGAGCAGA AGCAACTGGAGGCCTTCAAAAAGCACATGGAGGCAGGAGAGACCAAcaccactgccattatcatggGAGAGGAGGACGACGCAGAGAACG GAGAAAAGGAGCCCGATGATaaggatgtgacttcagaagCGCCTAGCAGCCTGTCGGAGGCGACCAGTGACAAGGAGGCCAACAGTGACTCTCAACCTAATGCCAACAGTGACTCTCAACCTAATGCTGCAAGCACGAAGAAAGTCGAAGAGTCCAACAACAGTATCAAGAAG GTGCCCGACAACGACGCAAAAGAGGCATCCGAAGCTACGGAAGTAGCTGACGTTACAGATATCTCAGAGGCGTCCGACCCAGACAACAACAAGAAG GGCGGCGACGGCTCCGAGGACTTGGAGGAGGCTTTGATTGCTCAGTATACATACGTGGGCGCCACCACAAACATCCACCCGTTCCTCTCCGCTATGGTCAACTACGCGCAGCCTGTCAAGTTCCAGAGTTTTGATGTAGCCGAGG agaaaaatatccaTCACAACATGTCATCTTTCAACGAGTCGGTGGGCCTCGGCTATTTGAAGACTAACGCCATCGAATTTGTCAA CTACAACAAACGTCAGATGAGCCGTATCTACCCCAAAGGGGGTCGAGTGGACTCCAGTAATTACATGCCTCAGATCTTCTGGAACGCCGGCTGCCAGATGGTCTCGCTCAACTTCCAGACCCCAG ATTTGTCCATGCAGCTGAACCAAGGGAAGTTTGAGTACAACGGCTCCTGCGG GTACCTACTGAAGCCTGACTTCATGCGGCGGTCGGACCGCATGTTTGATCCCTTCTCAGAGACGCCGGTGGATGGGGTCATTGCCGCCACGTGCAGTGTACAG GTTTTTTCAGGCCAGTTCCTTTCGGACAAGAAAATTGGCACGTACGTGGAGGTGGACATGTATGGCCTGCCGACTGACACCATCCGCAAAGAGTTCCGCACGCGCATGGTGATGAACAACGGGCTCAACCCAGCCTACAACGAGGAGCCCTTTGTCTTTAGAAAG GTAATCTTGCCGGATCTGGCGGTGCTGCGGCTAGCGGTGTACGACGACAACAACAAGCTGATCGGCCAGCGCATCCTTCCGCTGGACGGCCTGCAGGCCGGCTACCGCCACATCTCGCTGCGGAACGAGGGCAACAAGCCCCTCTCGCTGCCCACCATCTTCTGCCAGATCATCCTCAAAACCTACGTGCCCGACGGCTTTGGGG CATTTGTCGAAGCTTTGTCCGACCCAAAGAAGTTTCTGACAATCGCGGAGAAGAGAGCTGACCAGATGAAAGCCCTCGGCATCGATACG AACGACATCGCTGACGTCCCTAGCGGAAGCTCCAAAAACGACAAAAAGGGAAAGGGCAAAGGGGACACGGTGAAGGCCAGCGTGACGCCACAGAGCAGCGCGGATGTCGCGCAGACCTCCAACGCGGCCCAGAACAACACGGCGGAGACCAAGAAAG ATAACGCATTGGTACCGAATGTCAGCATTGACGACTTAAAGCAAATGAAG ACGTACCTTAAACTCATTAAAAAGCAGCAAAAGGATTTGAGCACTATAAAGAAGAAGCACTTGAAG GATCAAAACACGATGCAGAAAGCGCACAGCACGCAGGTGGACAAGATGGCATCGGCGCACGACAAAGAGAAGAGCACACTGGAGAAGCTGCTGGAGAAAGCCATTAAGAAACGAGG GGAAAACAACTGCCAAGAACTGAAGAAGGAAACCGAAGTCAAGATCCAAAAGCTGGTCACCGATCACAAAGCAAAG GTAAAGGACTTGACGGCGCAGCACACCAAGGAATGGTCGGAGCTCATCGGCGGCCACGCCAGTGAAGAGCAGGGGCTGAAGGATGCCCACGTCACGCAGCAGTGCGAGCACCTCAAGAAGCTGCTGAGTAGCGTTCAGGAGCAGCAGACCTCACAGCTCAAACTCATACATGAACG GCAGAGCAAAGAGATGCGAGCCAACCAGGCCAAGATGTCTATGGAGAACAGCAAAGCTATTAGTCAGGATAAGAGCATCAAAAACAAGGCGGAGAGGGAAAG GAGAGTGCGTGAGTTGAACAGCACCAACACGAAGAGGTTCATGGATGAGCGAAAGAGG TTGGCCATGAAGCACCAGAAGGAAATAGAGCAGTTGGAGAAGAACCAGAAAGAGCAAGTGGAGAAACTGGACAAGTTTAATGAGCAG cttttggCATCACAccatgaaaacaaacaaaaag GCAAAGGAAATGGAGCAGATGGCCATGTCGGAGGAGGAGATGGACCGCAGACCTGCCCCGTTGGTGTgagcgtctga